Proteins found in one Pelobates fuscus isolate aPelFus1 chromosome 10, aPelFus1.pri, whole genome shotgun sequence genomic segment:
- the LOC134574632 gene encoding uncharacterized protein LOC134574632, giving the protein MKYLILFSLVVQGFALPNRHESNDVVPGRPNIPAPGRNSPSQPGKPHLNVQPQFSNSHSQPGEPHLNVQPQFSNSGVSPSQQSIPEESLSQSNFSGIASDLSNVLLALSQLNISQEFISQLNVSELLQSQSSISQLLQNFPNISTLLPSQLSGLLPGQLLALLPPQIKELLSSQFNISELLSSQLNVSGNTQPLFNVNGNKPLDNSPNRPLNGPRFPPHQRPNENNNGGKRRYRRSSIANIAGVVPQTSNVPPQGNFVTGSGKVNVPSLSNNSGKPFGQEQNKPQKPGPQAGGIHLENKPNEKKPPQGIKTRN; this is encoded by the exons ATGAAATACCTTATTCTCTTCTCCCTGGTAGTCCAGGGCTTCGCTCTACCCAACAGACATG AAAGTAATGATGTAGTACCTGGCCGTCCTAATATACCTGCACCTGGTAGGAATTCACCTTCTCAACCCGGCAAACCTCACTTAAACGTGCAACCCCAATTCAGTAATTCACATTCTCAACCCGGCGAACCTCACTTAAACGTGCAACCCCAATTCAGTAATTCAGGTGTATCTCCAAGCCAACAAAGCATCCCTGAAGAGTCCCTAAGCCAGTCCAATTTCTCAGGAATAGCCTCAGATCTATCCAATGTCCTACTAGCATTAAGTCAGTTAAATATTTCACAAGAGTTCATAAGCCAACTTAATGTCTCAGAATTGCTCCAAAGCCAAAGCAGTATCTCACAATTGCTCCAAAACTTCCCCAATATCTCAACATTGCTTCCAAGTCAACTCTCAGGATTGCTTCCAGGCCAACTCTTGGCATTGCTTCCACCACAAATCAAAGAATTACTCTCAAGTCAATTCAATATCTCAGAATTGCTCTCAAGCCAACTCAATGTCTCAGGAAACACCCAACCCTTATTTAATGTCAATGGAAACAAGCCACTCGATAACTCACCAAACAGACCTCTAAATGGGCCAAGATTTCCTCCTCATCAACGtccaaatgaaaataataatggtGGCAAAAGGAGATATCGTAGGTCTAGCATAGCTAACATTGCTGGAGTGGTACCACAAACCAGTAATGTCCCACCACAAGGAAACTTTGTTACC GGAAGTGGAAAAGTAAATGTGCCTAGCTTATCAAACAATTCAGGGAAACCTTTTGGACAAGAACAAAACAAACCTCAAAAACCAGGACCTCAGGCTGGTGGCATCCATTTGGAAAATAAGCCTAATGAGAAAAAACCTCCACAAGGAATTAAGACAAGAAACTG